The Caldalkalibacillus salinus genome includes a region encoding these proteins:
- a CDS encoding ABC transporter substrate-binding protein has protein sequence MNFKRTYTLKRNRSVLTILTLGLLLLLAAGCGQGASDEDGETHTPDAGSQEETRVVEHAMGETEVPTEPKRVVILTNEGTEALLAMGVTPVGAVRSWTGDPWYEHIEEQMEGVQDVGLESQVNIEAIAALQPDLIIGNKMRQENIYSQLSELAPTVFSDRLRGDWKINFELYADALNKVEKGNEVLNEFDQRIETLREQAADQLDTEISIVRFMAGQSRIYYNDTFSGIILDQIGFARPEAQDKDEFADEVTKERIPEMEGDVLFYFTYETGEGEATSTEEEWTSDPLWQNLEVVQEGNVHKVSDTIWNTAGGVLAANLLLDDLNAFFLE, from the coding sequence ATGAACTTTAAGCGTACATACACGCTGAAACGAAACAGGTCAGTATTGACAATACTCACCTTAGGTCTGCTATTGCTGTTAGCGGCTGGGTGTGGTCAGGGCGCTAGTGATGAAGACGGAGAGACCCATACGCCAGATGCAGGTAGCCAAGAAGAGACGCGAGTGGTTGAACATGCCATGGGAGAGACAGAAGTGCCAACTGAGCCAAAAAGAGTGGTTATTCTTACCAATGAGGGTACAGAGGCACTATTGGCAATGGGTGTCACACCAGTCGGGGCCGTTCGTTCTTGGACAGGTGACCCGTGGTATGAGCATATTGAAGAGCAAATGGAAGGTGTACAGGATGTGGGCCTTGAGAGTCAGGTCAATATTGAAGCTATCGCGGCTTTGCAACCGGACCTTATTATTGGAAATAAAATGAGACAAGAAAACATTTATAGTCAATTATCTGAGTTGGCGCCTACTGTATTTTCTGATCGTTTGCGTGGTGATTGGAAAATCAATTTTGAGCTTTATGCTGATGCCCTTAATAAGGTAGAGAAAGGCAACGAAGTGCTGAATGAGTTTGACCAACGTATCGAGACATTACGTGAACAAGCGGCCGATCAGTTAGACACTGAAATTTCAATTGTACGTTTTATGGCTGGTCAATCAAGGATTTACTATAATGATACATTCTCTGGCATTATTCTAGATCAAATTGGCTTTGCAAGGCCGGAAGCACAGGATAAAGATGAGTTTGCAGATGAAGTAACCAAAGAGCGGATTCCGGAAATGGAGGGGGATGTTCTCTTCTACTTCACTTATGAAACGGGTGAGGGAGAGGCTACTAGTACAGAAGAGGAGTGGACAAGTGATCCTTTATGGCAGAACCTCGAGGTTGTTCAAGAAGGAAACGTTCATAAAGTGAGCGATACGATTTGGAATACAGCTGGTGGTGTATTGGCAGCCAACTTGTTATTAGATGATCTCAATGCATTTTTTCTCGAATAA
- a CDS encoding FecCD family ABC transporter permease, translating into MSSLLNNNLLRTLGFVLTIVLLLVAMLSSVVLGYTDITWKMAVEAYTQFDHSNEHIIIKDTRVPRALIAAVVGASLGLAGALMQALTRNPLASPGIFGINAGAGFFVVCAISFFSMTSLAEFTWMAFLGAAIAASVVYVLGSMGREGLTPVRLTLAGAAIAAMFSSLTQGVLVMNEQALDQILFWLAGSIEGRSLDHLQMVMPYLLVAWIAALLIGKHINVLSMGEDMARGLGQRTWLIKVLSAMIIIIAAGGSVAVTGPIAFIGLVVPHFARYVSGIDYRWVIPYSALFGAILLIVADVGSRFIIMPKEVPVGVMTALIGVPFFVYIARKGAKQL; encoded by the coding sequence ATGTCATCTTTATTAAATAACAATTTACTTCGTACTTTAGGATTCGTTCTAACGATTGTTTTATTATTAGTCGCTATGCTTAGTAGCGTTGTATTAGGATATACCGATATTACTTGGAAAATGGCGGTTGAAGCGTACACTCAATTCGACCATTCTAATGAACATATTATTATTAAAGATACGAGGGTCCCTCGTGCCCTCATTGCAGCTGTGGTCGGTGCAAGCTTGGGCCTAGCTGGGGCGCTAATGCAGGCGCTCACTCGTAATCCATTAGCATCCCCTGGCATTTTTGGGATTAACGCTGGGGCTGGATTCTTTGTCGTCTGTGCTATTTCTTTTTTTTCTATGACGTCACTCGCAGAATTCACGTGGATGGCCTTTCTCGGGGCCGCCATTGCCGCTTCAGTGGTGTATGTCTTAGGATCTATGGGACGTGAAGGACTCACCCCTGTTAGGTTGACGCTAGCAGGTGCAGCCATTGCGGCCATGTTTTCTAGTCTAACCCAAGGCGTATTAGTCATGAATGAGCAAGCCTTAGACCAAATTTTATTTTGGTTGGCGGGCTCTATCGAGGGACGTAGTTTAGACCATCTACAAATGGTGATGCCCTATTTGTTGGTCGCTTGGATCGCAGCCTTACTTATAGGCAAACACATCAATGTGCTCTCAATGGGAGAAGACATGGCTAGAGGATTAGGGCAAAGAACGTGGCTGATCAAAGTATTATCAGCAATGATTATCATTATCGCTGCTGGGGGTTCTGTCGCTGTTACGGGCCCTATCGCTTTTATTGGCCTAGTTGTCCCTCATTTTGCCCGCTATGTCAGTGGCATTGATTACAGATGGGTTATTCCTTATAGTGCTCTATTTGGCGCCATTCTGCTGATCGTTGCCGATGTGGGGTCACGATTTATTATCATGCCTAAGGAAGTCCCCGTTGGGGTGATGACTGCCCTCATAGGCGTGCCTTTCTTCGTCTATATTGCACGTAAGGGGGCGAAACAGCTATGA